The Hemicordylus capensis ecotype Gifberg chromosome 5, rHemCap1.1.pri, whole genome shotgun sequence nucleotide sequence actctagcattgtttatcagtgtttgtgaaactcacaagagacacaatgagTCAGGCTTGATTACCTGTCTCATATTGCTAAAActaacttgctctcaggtaatcccTTACCTctgctgacaggatgcttctgcctcggtcaaatgtattgattaactagcctcaaacatgcaccccttttgcttttactttaaacattcttttgttataattacacactagatagaggcaCACAataagtaatttaattgctgtctcacacagatagatctaattctttcactaactcctctgacttttaacattcttgggaccaagAGAGGCAAATCTGCTTTGGAAATGACAATAGAATAATATtctgctaacaggagatggaactcaAATCCTGTTTTGACTTAATATCCTGAGCTGatttcaataattaaaagacaatggagatcaaaaggaagaaacaactataaagaacagAGCTCAttgaacagagagctagcaagctttgcctaaccagcagttTTTGCTCAAGAACGATCCTAGGGTTCGCTGCTCCAAGCTGCGGGgctaaagcaggaactctttctagGGAGAAGGGACCGTCTGTGacctctgctgtgcagtgagaagttgAGACTTCCCTCAGCCATGCTGCTCTCACTCCCCACTTCACTCTgagcagctgcccccagcctgcttgcatcccaggctcctgttctccagcacacACGTTTttcctccatctgaagcctgcatcgtttccaagctccagcaacaaacaagtcccttgaagccttctttgtgagcctggtgagatgcctattcaacacacagctcagcctgctcccttctctcctccctactaatgactgccatccctctcctaagccctcccttcttccttcttcctctacTTTTCTCTAAATGTTATATTAGTATTTATTAGATAGCTGTGATTactgagtgcacacacatatgttaggcacattacactacaccttgaatcggaaacatgtttttaattgggATGACTTGTTTGAATTTTATtgtgatgagcaactttctataataaagcccactgaactttctgagtgtctctctctctatctctgtttgcatgcccagatcctacatggtcaccatctccaagaaccaattcagtttgtgtatgatgtctttgcctctttccctttgagcatatacagagtgcgaaacTAGGTGTAATTCACAacataatagataaataaaatggaagaagAGGGGATTGTTTGGCCAGCTAAACTCAAGGTTGTGGCTGAGAGTAATCTTTTTAGTGTGTTCAGTGACAACCATCCCTCCCTGGATGCATGCCCTAACTTTTATCTTGCAGGTAGCAACCACAAATACAAGAAAGTTCTTCAGAAGCCCAGAACTTCAACTGTCATTCTCCTAGCTTCACCACTGGCACAATATACCAAGATGGAGGAAAAGTATCAGCAAGTTCAGGAAGATGGCAGCATGGCTAAcatgtagagtcagggaagctttaaaaaggaaaaagacttccttcagagaatggaagtcctgcccaaatgaagagaacaggaaggaatataaactctggcaaaagaaatgcaaggagacaataagggatgcaaaaagagagtttgaggagcatatagctagaagtgtcaaggggaataacagctttaaatatatcagaagcagaaaacttgccaaggaggtggttggacccttagatgatgagggcatgaaagggattattaaggaagataaggagattgcagagaagctaaattaggTTTTTTGCATCCCTCTTCATAGTGGAGGATACtgatgaaggaaaaccagcatggcttctgcatgggaaagtcttgcctcactaaccttttggagatcTTTGAGGGTGTAAACAGCCATGTGGATTAAGGTGATCaggttggcatagtatacttggacttccaagaagcttttgacaaagtcccccaGCAAAGGtgcttgagtaaacttagcagtcatgggataaggggacaggttcatgtgtggactggtaaccagttgaaggacaggaaacagagggtgggaataaatggacagttttcacaatggaagtaaatAATAAGTGGTGTCTcccagggaccagtgctctttaacttgttcataaatgatctagaaggtgggggaagcagcgaagtggccaaatttataGATGactaactatttagggtagtgaaatccaaaacagattatgaagagctccaaaaagatctctcaaaactaggtgagtgggtgacaaagtggcaaatgtggctcaatgTGAGCAGGtggaaagtgatgcatattggccccccaaaaaaccccaaacaccccccctccaacttcacatatacacagatggggtctgagctgtcagtgactgtccaggagagagatcATAGAGGCATGGTGGGCAgcttattgaaaatgttgactcagtgagcagcagctgtggaaaaaggccaattgtacccagaccccagcccaagaagacacagagacatttttttaatgggagaaacgggccacgctttattaatataacaacatttgtggcggactggaaacaaggtgattaatcaccaacataaaaacagtgcgggcacctaggcgtgggctaggattcaaaacgtcctacccatcgcctgcaagggcgacacaccctggctcaggaaagaggcaggtagctcccgcccaattccttcaaagccaaccaccccttttagaagaggggatctggacagcttcagatctttacctccccggaccgcacagcccaaaggtaggtgaagtcctgaagcaggtttcttggcaatgtaattcttcccgtgccgcacaggccacaaggaagcaattgaccaatccaccttaaaatgtccaagggtgctcaccgaaatctagacctccttacccacagcccgcactgttaccgccaacGTGGCCAACCTAGAACCTAACTACCAACTGactgcagaacagagtaggcgaaaaaacccccaacaacagccaataagttgagagcaaaaaattcctactcggcccataggcgaccagtcactagacccgctctgcaacagggagggagggagggggaaacaaacagccgactgagaggccagagcggggaaacgctcggcctctcagcaagccccgcccaccacaagccagccaaccaatcaggcttcttcttgggctcgtgagtcccgggctgggacaaacaccctcccacttgcacgaggcaaggggagggggattgtacccagaccccagcccaagaagacacagagacatttttttaatgggagaaacgggccacgctttattaatataacaacatttgtggcggactggaaacaaggtgattaatcaccaacataaaaacagtgcgggcacctaggcgtgggctaggattcaaaacgtcctacccatcgcctgcaagggcgacacaccctggctcaggaaagaggcaggtagctcccgcccaattccttcaaagccaaccaccccttttagaagaggggatctggacagcttcagatctttacctccccggaccgcacagcccaaaggtaggtgaagtcctgaagcaggtttcttggcaatgtaattcttcccatgccgcacaggccacaaggaagcaattgaccaatccaccttaaaatgtccaagggtgctcaccgaaatctagacctccttacccacagcccgcactgttaccgccacccaggaaggttagccctcgcttgaccttcctgccccaccccctccaaaccttcagcaagcacttcccggatattatgcagatacaaatcacaacctttctcagacaggtggaccccgtcagggcggaataactcgggaaagcgagcagctatatctggctgccgcaccacagaccccccggccgccaaaaccactttacctattgcggctgaaatcttcctgcgtgccttttccaagctaaggcaagaatgagcaccccgccacaccctgcgctggagccaattaacccatattatgcgcacgccaggcatccagctgcgcaaaatagacaaatccgaggaggcttgctgaaggatggcgaggccaggccgccggcccaaatcattctcccctaaatgaagaaccaggatgtcgggaatgggaaacctatctaaatgctccctcaatgctggaagcaactgattccagagcatgcccctcatgcccaaccaataaactgaagccttgcttcctaaacccaactgggatccccagcgggtggtgctggcccgcttgaaagcccagaagaccaacgaatggccacacatcaggactcggaccgggaccgccgccccgccagcacctgccaaaagaaagcaacaggtcagtagagcccacacctgtccgctgtcagcgcacataacgcctgaccgccacggacctccaacgtccaatcctctgaacttcgacctcctgaagccccatacgtgtagcggtggtggccgcaccaatacgaaatgaatgtagagtaagcccctggagcgcaacccccgcggccaacagagccttcctcaccaccgccaagaattgatactgcgtcagaggagtctgattgctgtgggtaaaaagacatccccccgaaaaggggcccagcccagcgtactgcctcagggccaccacggggcatacattgatattcccggccgccgcgaggcgaaccgtctggcctctgcccctctgatccgtcttggagcgacgaaggagcaaacgcacctccccgtcaccgaacgataaatcagaatattgcaagcagcggtccctgggggaagacccgctgcggggaagcaactcccctggacggaaggccccaaaaaaggcaaccaacagtgcagccctaaacagcgacacctcccatgggccagagcagcaccccactaggtggcccagcgttgaagccaccaactccagagtaaaagggcgtctggggtccctagtcctaggctcccccctagcccaaccctccaacatgcgccgcacccgcgggtcggaggaggaatcaccaaccccacgaacctgggcttcaaaagctaacgcggcaagatagccccccaaagtggataccgcgcgccccgccctgcggaggaagaccaaaaactgctgaagttgctctacagggaccggccacacctccgccaaaccttcagtctttcgaaaaagagagaaagcctcaagcttggctgtgtagctcactctggtgctaggcgccagagatgccgctatggcccgctgtgcctccgcctgccaagttcccacagaaaagctggcatgggttccgggtgaagggtggcctcgggcgctaacgctctgaacctgtttaactgaaaacgagacaaagcGTCAGCTAAGTCATTCCGGATACCCGGAACATGGCGGGACCGGAAAAGGATATTAGCCCGCAGACACTGCAATACCAATGCCCTAACCAAAACCATGACCCTCGGGGACTGGGAAGTCTGACTATTGACAATCTGAACAACTGccagattgtcacaccaaaacacaactgaggagttggcaaactcagcggaccaaatatgcacggccaccacaattggaaagagctctaggaaagacaggtcccgggaaaccccctgcctgaaccagtcctcgggccacctggcggaacaccaacgtcccctgaaataaaccccgaaacctattccacctgcagcgtcagagtggacctgcaggtcggtttccagaagtctaacgtcccgccagaaagacaccccattaaaatcagtgagaaatgcttcccaaagagccaggtcggcccgggcaccctccgtaattcgtactctgtgatggggagccctaacgcccacagtcaggtcacataaccggcgcaaaaaggcccggcccggagccaccactttgcaggcaaaattgaggtgacccaaaacaacctggagatccctaagggagaccttacgggcgcgaccaagggacctaaccatgtccaataaaacccgcagcttggcctgaggcagcctggagcaaccggcaacagtgtccaactcaatccccaaaaaggcaaggcacgtgaccggcccctccgtcttatcccgtgccaaagggacacctagccggtctgttagctccatgaaggagcgaagtaaatggtggcactccctcgaattccccctgcctgtaaaaagaaaatcatctaaaaaatgagcCGTGTAGGGAAGACCCGCCTGACGcctaactgcccactccaaaaaggagctgaatgtttcgaatgctgcgcaggaaatcgagcagcccataggcaaagccctatcaaaataaaattggccagcaaatgcaaagcccagcagctcgaagtcatttggatgtaccggcaacaggcgaaaggcggattcaatatcacacttcgccaaaagggccccggggcccctacccctgaccacttccacggcctcatcaaatgaggtataacgtacagagcataagctatcagggatgccatcatttactgaggaccccctgggatgagaaaggtggtgaatcaacctaaattcaccaggaacctttttagggaccacccctaatggggagaccctaaggctggggaaggggagactggcaaaaaggccccatcaccctgcccgcagccacctccttaccaattttcctaacaacgacttcctccttaccaaccactgatctcagattgcgagaactgcctaatcccctccgggccgaagagggaattctgaaaccatcccggaagccacataacaaataagaagctgctgactggtcaggatagtccagcaacagctgctcaagcaccttcaccttgatagggctaggaccctttattcggagcgggtggaggagggccaccctttttactgctcccctgcctatacttagccccggaacccccaaacttggccctggggcaggaggaactggggtgcctcgccccacagaccccgcaggcatgcttaaaccgacaaggggaacgggagcacttgccattggagttaaactcccagcaaacaaggtggggttga carries:
- the LOC128328161 gene encoding uncharacterized protein LOC128328161, whose amino-acid sequence is MAASSRLAALEEGLNPAGPGPSAPALPLPEPESPVPESPSPLLPPPAAPVVQPPVDTATPLAQGAGGAAVPVRVLMCGHSLVFWAFKRASTTRWGSQLGLGSKASVYWLGMRGMLWNQLLPALREHLDRFPIPDILVLHLGENDLGRRPGLAILQQASSDLSILRSWMPGVRIIWVNWLQRRVWRGAHSCLSLEKARRKISAAIGKVVLAAGGSVVRQPDIAARFPELFRPDGVHLSEKGCDLYLHNIREVLAEGLEGVGQEGQARANLPGWR